One Carya illinoinensis cultivar Pawnee chromosome 5, C.illinoinensisPawnee_v1, whole genome shotgun sequence genomic window, AACCTGGGCAATTATGCAAGCTCTCATGAATGTAAATGTCACAATCAAGGCAGAAGTGCTGTTTGCACTTAGGGCATGAAACACGAAGGCCAGGTTTGTTTCCTGTGTCAGAATTAGGTAGTTGAAAATAGGTGAGACGAGAAGTGTAGGACATGCCACACACTCACAGACAAATATAGAACATACAAACTtcaggaaagaaaaaaacaatcaagggattttttaaactttaataGCCAGCCACTTAAAAGATTCCACTAGCTTAGCTTATATTAGTCTATCagctctttctttcctttctttttttttttatgatacaTAAGAAGtaaattatattgatatgaatgaaataggcatagcccatgtacgCAGGAAGTACACAaaactttcctttctttcttcagACATCATTatatctcaaatacaaaatcGTTCCACAACTTGTGCAATCCTAGTTCTTGTTTCTATTTGTCAGACCTGACCATTCTGCCCATAGGCTATAGCCTGTGAAGCTACAGTACGACAAAAGTGGGGCGCTACAGCACCATCCTAAGGGTGCAAACAACGTAGACTTATCTCATCCTTCAccaaacttaaatatcaattattTGTAGAATGtaactgattaaaaaaaaaaaaagaacttgtgGAATGTATAATGTTCATGAGAAATCTATTACTCCAAGGTTTGTGGGATTCAAAAATACTGAAATCAGCTGCAAACTTTCTTCTAATCCCTACTCATTATTTCAACTAGTGGGAGACCTGCATGATACGCactaaaaactaaatttattgaataaaaactGTTATATTTAACTATGTTAGAACACCTCGAAGCATCATACACAACAGAAATTTTACTAAAAGAGTATTAATGCAGCCATTTTGATATCCAAAAATCTAAGTTAGTCTGTATAGTGAAATAAGATTCAgctgcacatgcatgcacatgcatgcgAGTGATGGAACATCAGCTTTACTAATCATTGAAGatcattgcaaaattttatattttcttcctTGACAACTACTTACCAGGATTTAGAAGACTTTGTTGGCAGCCAAAGCAAGATCTTGGTGATCTGTTATGTGCATCATTCAGAAACGATGGAGGCACCTCATCAAATGGTACTACTGGAAATAGATGATGATATGATCTCGCCAAATGAGGTGAAGAAATAAGTGTCAACCCACATACTCAACATTCAGTAGGTAACTCGCATACACGCGCTTTGCATCTTGGACAAGTGTAACCCCCTCCAACCTTAGCCTCCTTGTGACATGAACATATTGCTATAGAACTCTCTGCTGCTCTCTGTGGGAACCCCATCTTTAACAAATTAGCAATGGCAAACTCTGCTATTGCTGGAGGTGGGGGAGCATGTTCCAGTATTAACTCTTTAACGTGGCGCTGCACCAAAAAGAAATAAGTAAATTTGATAACAATATAGTTAGGAGCAATTAGACACCATAATTTCTCATAGCAATGTCACTTTCCTGGACCTCTTTAGACTTAAGTGGATTCCAATGAAAACAATCTTTTGTTCCCCTATAAGTTATTACATCATCTAGATGGCAGTTGTGCTCACATTCCTTGATACTAAAACTAAATCATTTTGGTTCCGATGTAGTCTGTAAACACCCACTACTTAGTTGATCTCACCTCATCCAATGCAACAGAGTACAAGCCCCCAGTTTCTTGGCACAGATGTTTACATATAAATAGTTCTGCAGAGAGACCAATAACTGAACACCTAATTTTTGAATTCTTGCACTTTTGGATAGTCTCCATTATATCACCCGGATCACAAGTACTGAGAGCAGAGTATAAGACGAGAACTTCTCGATGACCATATGATGGAATCTGTTTTAGATAGCCATGAACAAGGTCCAGGGCATTCTGTAGGGAGGACTCACCAGAGCACTCCAGTTTACCCATCAAAGCTTTCACATGGGATTCAGGACTGCCACCAAGCTCTGTTAAGCACTGAGCAACCCCATCCTTTACACTCACCAGACCAAGCTGACTAAGTGGATTCTGGTCAAAGAACTCTCTAATAAAAGCTTCAACGAGTTTTGCAACCACGACCATTCGGCTTGGCCGAAAATCTGTCTCTGAAGCTGCCTAAACATATAATATAGGAAGGAAAATCAAAAGTGAGTACGGAAAATAATAATTGATCAAAAGAACTGCAAAAAACTAAATCCTTGTCTTCTAATCTACTATTGTCATTATTCAGTGgagatatttattttcataagtaCTATTCAGTGCAGTTAATTCCCAATTACAAGCCAGATTTCTAGTACTTCAAGCAGTTTTTATATGTTTGACATGCCTTTTAGGCTTATGCATTGTTTGGCTCACAATAATCCATGAGAAAGCATATACTGCTGGATTGCATATTAATTTGAAAGTTAATACTcaattcaaaggaaaaaaaaaaaaaaaaagcatatgcCTTTGAGGTTAGAAATTTATAAACGAGAAATTTCAAGTTCACTGAAGAACTTTTAGATACTTTggatgataaatttttaaaggttCAGAAAAATGTTACATAGTTTTGTAATCACCTGGATACGGTCATTAGCCTAAGCGAACATAAGTGGAAACCCCAAAAAACCAATGAAGCAACTCTTACAATTTAAAAGTGAGCACTCACTGCAGAAATGCACCTTATTACCTACCCCACTAACTTCATTTCTCAATGTGTGGAATTGGAACCAATACATTCTCTCTCACAGATCATATGGGCGATCACAGTTACATAATTGAAAAGGAATTACATAGAATATAAGAGCAGTCGAGTGATATGAATTTAGTACCCTCGAGAGATCAATAATAACGAATAGATAGCGAATGAGGCCCTTCTGGATACGAGCTGTAGTTGCCTGGGAGGAAAGGGAGCGAATGCGCCGGCGATACTGAGCATGGTAAAGTATCTTGTTATCAATGGGGCGAAGAAGTCCGGACTCATCCTCTTGCAGAGATTCCCATGACCTCTCATCTGCGTAAGTTATCTGCCAACCATCAGGGCCTCCCCCACTTCCctcatcctcatcctcatcctcatcttccTCTCCCCCTCCATTCCATCGTTTTCCATCACCATTGTTCATGTTCCCCCTAAACCAAAAAAGCAGATTTTGAACCAAACAAACTTTTATCAATAGAAAActttatcatataaaaaataaaaatctaaaactgTCCTCAGATATGACATTTAACcaacaataataacataaatatccatcgaaataaaatgaaacatttcTTGGCAAAGCGTTCGATGAAAAAAACGAATCGAGCCTAAAGAGTGAACACATGTGAAggctgaaaataaaattaaatgttgTGAAGAGAAAAAGGATGATACCTGTTCGTCCGAAAACAAGAACCCTAGAAAGAGATTCTTTGGAGTTGGAAGTGTGAGTGGGTGAGTGTTCCTTGGGCAGCGACACAACTCTGCAGCCGCATGAGATTCGAGCAAAGTACGGCTTGTATTTAGCGCGCCCCGTGCAATACGTACGTGTGACACACgaataaaggaaaggaaaattctaaACGGAAGCCTCACACCCTCCACGTAGGCAAACTGTGAATTATAACTTCTACCCTCAAAATTACAAACAGCTCCTCCTTTCCTCCCGTCGCCGAACGCTTTCTTCTCCTACTCCAACCATCATCTCCTACTCCCAGCTCCTTCAAATTCCAACCCCCCCGCCGGTGCTGTATCTACCTTTATGTTTGCTAATAAAACACACTAATTTCGAAAAATAAGTAACCGTAGAAGTCCACTTCTACGCACTACCAAACATCCACAATCACCGAAAAAAAACATGAGCTATACTATCTactgagttttgctatatacaaacacaatcacatattaatctgtgtattaatactgatttattcatacttaaaatttaaattaacactgttttcaataaaatctattttttaatcaatcacatcatattggtgtacagattagtacataattgtgcttgtaattatattttttcctaTTCATAAGCTCTGCACACCATacacttatatttttattttacttgttaaagatttttataaattttatttttttaaataattaaattattctactcatcatccgtATATTacgtatttaataaaaaaaaataaaaagggtaaTGTGtgatagaatttttcaaaaccaaacggtagagaaaaaaattcttcaaggCCGTAACGCAACAACGCACCATTAAATCCCATTAACAAGCCGTTTACCCCCACTGAAAAGATCACCAAATGATAAAATTTGCACAGATTGCATGGTTACAAAGATAAGAAATGGATCTGTGAGAAGAAATCAAACGAACGAAGCCGATGGATCTATGGGAACTAGAAAGAGGAAAATAAAACGTAGTACGTGCTTCACCAGCGCCAAAGGTCACGTTCTCAGCTAGTCTTCCTTAATGTTCTCAACCGAAGGTTAGATAATGAGTTGAGTCTGCGATAGGTTCTCAACCAGTTCTATTTGTGTGGGGTTTCTACAAAGATGGCTTTTTGTTTCAGTAATCTCAATTACAGTTCATTTTggctatctctctctctctctctctctctctctctctctctctcttgaaagGGAAACATTCAGTCCTCCATTACTATATGAGCAAGTTCAGGAGGCCGATCCTCGAGCCATACCCTCTCACTAACACATCTCAGCCATCTTGGCTTCCACATGAGCAACCTTGTTGCTAGTTCTATGAATGAAAGACAAATGCCATGAActatggctttccaaattttgctGGATGTCATCTGTTACTTGCCCCATCCATGAGTTGTCTCCTAAGCTTGACTTGACAGCATCAATGACTGCTTTGGCATCATCTTCGAACTCCACCATGCTTAGTCCCAGCTCGTTGCATAGGTCCACTGCACTTAGAAGGGCACTGCTTTCTGCTATAAAAACTTAACTAACATTCTCCTTTGGAGCTATCAAACAAGCTTGCAGATCTCCTTTGCTATCTCTAATAACAATTCCCAGCCTCATCCTTTCCTTTTCCTTATCAAAGGCTGCATCGAAATTGACTTTGAGATAGTCCCCCTTGATGGTTGCCACTTTTGGTCCCTGTCCCTTATCTGCTCCCCTTCTATGATACAGGAAACCTTCTGTTGTGACTGTTTGAACTCACTGAGATCAGCCAAGGCCAGGTCTAAGATAATTAAGGGGTTCTTGaacttattttcaaaaactGCTCCATTCCTACTGATCCAGAGTTGGTGAAAGACCACTGAAATGAGCTCCAGCTTGTCCTTATCTAACCTTGAATATAGGTCATACCAAAGCAGCTAAAAATCATCATAATCCCTCTGCCATTTCACCACAGGGCTAGCTCTCCCACCCAAAacatctgctgctgctgcacatGTCCACAGAGTATGCACCACCGTTTCTTCCTCCCTTCTACAAATTGGGCAAAGGTTACTGTCAATGGCTTTCTTCTTGAACAGGTTGCCTTTTGTTGGTAAAATGTTGTTGAGAGCTTTCCATATCAACTGCTTGGTTTTACCTGGTACTTCCATCTGCTAGAGTTTCTTCCATTGGTCCTCATCCCTGCTGCCACTTGAAGCTTCACCTAACTGCTATCTTTTTTGCATAACATCCTCATGATAAGCACTTTGAACAGTGAAAAGGCCTTTCACAGACCTCGCCCATATTAATCTATCGCATGAACCCTTGGTACTTATAGGGATGGCACATATTAATCTAGCTTCCTCCCTAGAGAAAAACAGCTTCAACGAACTCACGTTTCCAATACTTGTTCCCTACATCAATAAGTTCAGCAACACATGCTTCAGGTTCTAAGGTATTAATGGGGGTTTGAATCTGATAGGTAGTTGGTCTAGGTAGCCACTTGTCCCTTCATATTCTTATACTCTCCCCATTTCCAACCCTCCAAACAAGTGCCCCTTCCACTAGGTCCAAACTTGACCAAAGACTCAACCAGATGAAAGAGGGACTTGACGCCAATTTAGACTTCAGAAGTCCACAgttctgaaaatatttttccttgaaaATTCTTGCAGCTAGAGAGGAGAGGTTCTTTAGGAGGCATCATCCTTAGCTAGAAAGGCTCTATTAAAAATCTTTAGGTCCCTAAATCCCAATCCTCCCTTCCCTTTGACCATTCCCAATTCCTCCTAGCTTTTCTAATGGATTCTTCTCTCAGATCTGTTGTGTCTCCACCAAAAAGGGGCTAGTAGGGCTTGAATTCATGGTGTAAGCAAGTATGGCCTGCAGTACACTCTTGATAAGAACTTCTTTACTTGGTGTGGATAGGAAGCCAGTTTTCTAGCTACTAATTGTCTTTCAAATCTTTTCCTTCAAGTCTCTGAATGAGTTGTACTTTGACCTTCCAACAACTGAGGGCAAACCTAGATACTTGTTGTAATGATTGCACCTTAAACCTCCAACTTGTTGAAGAATCCTAGTTTCAAGCTTGGTGTTTAAACTGAACAAGATACTATTTTTCTGCTTATTTAAAGTCTGGCCAGAGGCAATTTCATATTGAGCCAGGATATTGTTGACTAAACACCATTCTACCTGCTTTGCTCTAAAGAAATGATACAATCATTCGCAAAGAGTAAGTGGCTAATTCTAGTGCCTCCCCTCGATACTGCTACTCCCTTTATAATCCCACTGGATTCAGCCTTTTGAAGTAAGGAGCTTAAACCTTCAACACAAATCAAAAAGAGATACGGTGAcaagggatccccttgtctcaaacctctTGAGGGGGTAATGGTTTCACCTGGTGTGCCATTAATGAGCGTAGCATAGCTTACTGACCTCACACACTGCATCACTAATCTGGTCCACTTCTGCCCAAAATCCAATTTTAACAGCATGGCCTCCAAGTAATCCCACTCTACCCTGTCATAAGCTTTTGCCATGTCCACCTTAATTTGTAAAGGACATTGCATAAGCTAATGGGGCAATAGTCATGAACTGTGGTTGGGGAATTTACCTTAGGAATCAGAACTAAAAATGCGTGGTTCAAGTCCCTTGGCATGTTTGCATTCTTCAGGAAGTCTAGGAATGCATGAGTTACTTCATCTCCCACCAGGGCCCAGTGATCTTGGAAAAATCCAGCTCTAAAGCCATCTAGCCCAGGGGATTTGAATGGGGACATTTGGAAAAATCCAGTTGCCACCTCCTCCTTAATAAAATCTCTATCTAGACTCCTCCTCATCTCATTAGTGATCCTTCCTTCCACCCCTTGTACACACTGCTCGATACCTCTTGGAGTTGGCTGGGAAGACTTATACACGTTTGAAAAATGATTCTAGAAGCCAATAACAACCTCCTCCTTGTCAGTAAGCTCATTGCCCTCATTGTCAatgattctttttatttcattctttttcctcctttggTTCATGTAGGCATGATAGAATCTGATGTTCATGTCCCCTCCTACTAGCCAACGTCTCTTAGCTTGTTGCTTCcacctaatgtcctcttgatccAACAAAGCACCCAGCACTTTTTGCACCCTTTTCTATTCAGCCATGTTACCAGGGCCCTCATCTCTTTGTAATTGACCCAGTAGCTTTGTCTGCTCACTGATTGCAGCTGTTCTTTTCTTTGCCAAATTTCTGCTCCATTTACGAAGGCCCTTCCTGCATTCATCAAGTTTTCCTTGCACTGTTTCAATCCAATTGTCTCTGGTAGCCCCTTTCTGCCATGCAGACGCCATTAAATCCCTACAGCCTTCCTCCTTTATCCAATTTAACTCATATTTGAAGTGGTTTTGATGTCTTCTAATAGGTTCCCTTGCATTCACACAGTCCAAAAGTATATGTCTATGGTCAGAGCATATTGCAGGCAATGTGGTCACACTATACTCAGTGTACTTAGCTCTTCATGCAGGGTTAGCCATAGCCCTATCTAGCCTTTCCTTAATGAAGGAGTCATCCCCATGCTGGTTGCTCCAAGTGTATTTATCCCCTCTCCAACCTAGATTAAATTAGTTTCCATCTTCCAACAGTCTCCTGAACGTTCCCATAAGCTTCTCACGCCTTTGGTTCCCCCCTACCCCCCAACCTTCTCATCATTGGTCAAtacttcattaaaatcccctatCAGCCCCCAACCCCCTTCTTCTGGCCTGAAGGAAGTAAGAAGTCTCCAGGCTTCGCTTCTAAGACTAGCATTAGGTTGTCCATAGAAGCAGGTTAGTAACCACATGAACTTGCACTCATCATCATGCACCATCACGTTTGTATGCCTCTGAGAATAATTGACCAACTCTACTTGGTCCTTCTTTTTTCACATTAGAAAGAATCCCCCACTTCGTCCTATGGCTTCTATTGAAGAACCCCTTCAAAACTAAATTTCCTTGCAATTGCTTGTGCTCGACCATACAACAGTTTGGTCTCTATCAAAAATACCACGCCGGGTCCTTTCCCCTTCACTAATAAGCAAAGGCCTTAAACTGTTCAGGGATTCCTAAAcccccgacagttccaactcaaaattttcatagaTCTACGCAGATACACCTTTCTTTGCATGTCCCCATTACGTCCCCTCTTACTTCTCCTGGGGGGAAAGCACCCCTTTTTCACTCCCTTCTGGTTTTCTCTCTTTGCACAAACAGTCTAGATATAGGGGAAGCCATACCTTGGTTGCGAGCTCTACGCTTCCACCTACCATCACCCTTTTTCTTCAAAGGTTTCAAGGATGGCTCTGGGCATAAACATTGTAGGCTATCCTCCTCATTAGTCATGTTCTTTTGCTCTGCTGTTTGTGGGCTTGAGTCTTTCCCAATGTCATTCTTTGGCCCATTACCCTCTTTTGATAAAATGCCTCCTTCTCGCCTAAATCCCTCCTTCTTCACCTTGGAGCCATCATCACCCAACCTATCACCCATCAGTCCCCATGAAATCCTCTCCATGCTTTCAGCACAAACCCTTCCTACTTCACTCCCACCCACTCCTCCCTCGAGAACCGTAGTTTCCTTCCCACCCTCTACAGCTTTTGACATATCAACCTGATTCCCAAAACACCCTTATTCGGGACTTTTCCTCCGGCACCCATGTGTAGTGCTACCTGCCGATCCCTCTGCCCCATCTCCCTCCTTGCTCGAGCCTGCCCCCTTCTTCCAATCCCACTTCCCTCCCAATGTCGTATCAAGCATAGAATAGGCAAATCCTTTTTGTTATTACTCTTTGCAGGAAACCAGGAGCCAAATCGCATGCTCATGTTTTTGTCTGGTTGCTAGTCCCCCGTCTTAGCCACACAACCTTTCTCTCCATGCACTAACCATCAACACATGAAACAAATTTTTGGTAATTTTTCATATCTAAAATCCATCCATGTCTTCTGCCCTTGAACATTGATGAACCTGCTTCTTGCCAACGCTTTACAAAGTGGAATCTCCACTTTAACTCGCAGGAACTTTCCCCAGCCAACCCCATCGTTTCCTACGTCCACCTCCAGAACTTTGCCCACTGAGTTTACTATTTGATTGCCCCACTCCTCTGTCATATGTCCCAAATGTAACTTATGGATTTGCATCTAGAATGTTTCATAGTCGAAGTTGATCACCGCTGGTTGCAGCACCCCGTCGTATTGTACTAGAAGGAGTAGGGCATTGTCAAACAGCCAGGATTTGCCTTCTATGATTCTCTATTTGTCTATGTGGTTCGCAAACATTATCacaaaaacatttttctctacctcctgaaatattgcatgtttacTGATCCTCCATATCCTAGCCATGGTGTTGGCTATGATATCTCGCCCTACTCCTCAATCTGAACATACCTTCCCAATCAAGCTCCTCTCTCCCTTCCGCTGGATTTCCTCCCACTCCCTGCAGGGACATCAAGGATTCACTTCCTCTTCCTTGGTCAAACAGAACTGCTTCCACTTTTCTTTGATTCCTTCCATTTTTGCTGTCTCCCCACCCATCGTGGGCTTTGAATCTAACTTGCCAAACTCAAAACCTCACTATGCACCACCTCTGGGGTCTCAGGGAGCCTAACCAGAGAGAGACTTCTTTTGtctaacctcatttttttttttttttggctcccTTGACATAACCTCTCACAGTTATCATTTCTCATCTCTtgtaggagaaataataaaagatCTAGAGTCATGTTTAATaagtcaaagaaaaatatttaaaacaatttaacgttgcaaacttttaaataaaacatttatattttgttatcaattttatttatttattaattaataagtgCTATAGTAGATATTTTATCCTTGTATAGTAACAACTTAAAAGcatatattaattatgtttttaaatagAGTCATTGGAAAATGTATGTAATAATGTAAGTGTACGTAGAATCTCTAAAAAATATGGCACCTCAGTTGTTTGAGGTAATGCTGATGAGAGATTTGCTCTCTTGAAATGTCATGATAACGGGACTGACATTGACTGCAAGTACTATATGGTGGCTTTTGAGTTCTTTAAACATTCCTCTGTTGGTGGAAAATATTTGTGTAATTACTGCTAGCTATATTTTCTGCTTCTGCCTCATGGGCTAAATACACTCCGACTAAGGTATTTAAGGATGTTGGTGTAGGTGCTCTTTTAAAAGCCATAGCATGCTTTTACATGATTTGCAAAACTCGTTGAAGCTTTTATTAGAGAGTTCTTTGACTAGAATCCAttatttggatagtaagatgaaaatttttaattttagatgaaattttaaaatattattattgtttttagatttaaaaaaattgaattgtttattatattctatgtgaaaatttgaaaatgatataataatgatatgagaattttgtgtttgatctTACTTGCCAAACCTAACCTGGGTCTTGTGAGTGTAAAGGATGGGGTTGCTCAGCGCTTAACAGGGCTTGGTGGCAGTCCCGAATCCCATGTGAAAGCTTTGATAGGTAAACTAGAGTGCTCTGGTGAGTCCTCCCCTGGACCAAAATGATTTAGTTGTAGTATCAAAG contains:
- the LOC122310248 gene encoding uncharacterized protein LOC122310248, translated to MASAWQKGATRDNWIETVQGKLDECRKGLRKWSRNLAKKRTAAISEQTKLLGQLQRDEGPEDIRWKQQAKRRWLVGGDMNIRFYHAYMNQRRKKNEIKRIIDNEGNELTDKEEVVIGF